Within the Gemmatimonadaceae bacterium genome, the region TCTTCTTCAAGTTGTGGTCGAAGCGCGAGGCGCTCTCGGACATCGATGCGCTGCGGACCTATCTCTTTCGCGCCGCGCGAAACACCGCGCTCAACCACCTCCGGCGAAAGAAGCTCGAGAATGCGTGGGAGGAGCAGGAGGCGGCGCGCGGCGAGCCGATGACCAACGCTGCCACCGACGACGACGCCTCGACCGACGAGGTCTCGCGGGCGGTCAACGGTGCCATTTCCAGGCTTCCGACGCGTTGCCGTGAGATCTTCGTCATGAGCCGCGAGGGGAACATGACGTACGCCGAGATCGCCGGCGCGCTGGGCATCTCCATCAAGACGGTCGAGACGCAGATGGGGCGTGCGCTCAAGTCGCTGCGCGCGTCGCTGGCGAAGTACCGCTGAGCCGCCAGGATCAATGTCGATCAGGGGCTCGTCGCCTGCGCGGTGTCTCAACGATGATGCGATGGCCGCGATTCTCGAGGGCGCGCCGTGCGTCGCGCGCGGGCGACGTCGGGCAGTGGAGCGAATCGTGAACCGGATCGTCGTGACGAAGGGGCATGGCCGGTTGCTGGCGCTGTTGGGGGTCGTGGCCCTCTGCGCCTGTGTCGATGCGCCCGATGTCTCGTCGCCGACCTCGGACGATACGCCGCAATCCGAATGGCTGGCGCAGACCTTCGACGCGATGTCGCGTGCATCGGCGCAATCCGGCGACCTGGCGCGCAGCGATGGCTTCACGCATGCGGCGCTGGCGGTGCGTGGTGGCGTGACGCCGTCGCGCCTCGAGGTGCAGACGGGGACATCGACCGAGGTGTACGACGCCATTGTCGCGGCGGCGCAGTGGGACAGCACGCTCTCGCCTAACGTGCGCCCGCCGGCGCGCCGAACGCTCGTGGGCTGGCGCCGCACCGACCTGGGGAAGACGCGGGTCCTCGTCCTCGCGTCGCCAAACGACTCGGCGATCGTCCTGAGCCCGTTGTCGCTCGGGATGGGGATGTCGACCACCGCGGCCTTCGCTGCGGCCTCGGCGATGCAGCACGAGCTATCGGACAACGCTTCGGGGTACGGAGACTTCAGCTCGGCGTGGTACGGGACCAGCGGATGGGTGAAGTTGCGCGAGGTGGCGGTGATTGGCAGCTGCGCCGACTCGGCGCGCCTGGTCAACCAGCTCGGGTTGTCGCGCTGCGAGGAGACGCGCTACCTGGTTCGCTTCGACCTTACCATGCAGCGACTCACCGGGCGCCCACCGCAGGAAGTGCCGGGAACGCAGGCGCGGCGCACGTGGAGCGTGGGCGAGCCGGTGGTGAGCGGCGTGCGCATCCGCTTCTCGTGTGTGGCGCCCAGGGGTGACCGGGGGTGCAAGCCGTGACAGGCACCGTGAAGCCAGCGTGACACGCAACGAGGGCCGCCCCGAATGGGACTGCCCTCGTTGCGATGTCACGCCCGGTCGATGGCCGGCAGGCGCGGTCCGTGCTGGCGCCGCGGCCGGGCGGCGTCGCCTAACGATCCGTGAGGATGAAGGCGCGGAGCGGGGCGCCGCCGGTGGTGTTGTCGGCGGCGACGATCGTGCGCCCCGTCCCGCCGGTGAAGGCTTGCGAGGCGACGTTGATCGACACGCTTGCCGCGCGCTGGGCGGCCGCCGTTCCAGCAGGAACGGCGCGGATCTGGTAGGTCCCCGGTACCACGGTGAAGTACGCCGAGGCGGCGCGGAAGGCGACGTTGGAGAGCGTTGGCGTTGCCGCCGCGAGGTCGGCACCGACCGCCGTGACGAAGAGGTCGATGTTCCCCGCGGTTGGGCTCAGGTGGACCAGGCGCAGGCGCGACTGTGTAGCTGGCGGGGCAGGATTCGTGTCCACGGTGGCGAACTGCGTGATGGCCGACGCCGCCGCGCCGCCGATGGCGTAGATGCTCTTGTCCTGCCCCTCGACGATGTTGAAGGTGAAGGAGGCGACCGTCACGCTCGTGTCGGCGGTGCGCTTGAGGACGAGGGTGCGATCGCCGGTGAGGATGGCCGCGTACGGCGCGGTGTTCGGCGCGGCGAGCGAGATGGGTGTGCTCGCCGTGTAGGTGAGGTTCACGCCGAACGGGAGCTGCTCGAGGATCGCGTTCACGCGTCCGCGCGTGGTGTCGTTGATGAGGTTCACGAAGCGGACGCGTCCCTGCGTTCCCGACGGCTGCAACGGGCCGGCGGCCTTCTCGGTCCCGCATGCCGCGACGACGGCTGCCGCGAGGAGGGCGAGCCAGGGGAGCCGGCGCGCGGGGTGGTGCGGCATGGTGATATGAGAGCTCGTCATGGGTGGTCGGCGCCTCACTGGAAGGAGCAGGAGGCGGGGAAGGCCGTCGGCTCCGTGGGATCCGGGAGGACGGCGGTGGTCGCGTTGGGGTTGGCGTTGCGATCGCCCACGGCATAGGGGAGCCAGCAGCGCTGCCCATCGCTCGGGACGCTGGGGGCGGCCACGGGGCCGCGCACGGTGCCGCGGCGGCGCGCATCCTCCCAGCGCAACCCGGTGCCCAGCAGCTCGTACTTCCGCTGCCGGTAGATCTCCGCGAGGAGTTGCGCCTGCGTGAGTTGCGACGTGAGGGCGGGGAGGCAGGCCTTAGGATCGTCGAGTCCGCGTCCGCCGGTGCAGTCGGTGCGCACCGAGTCGAGCGCGGCCTGCGCCGCCGCCACCTGGTTCTGGTTCGCCAGCGCCTCGGCCTTGATGAGGAGCGCCTCGTCGGGGAAGTAGACGGGGAGCGGCGCCTGCGGGTTGGCGTAGCGGTTCCACGGATCGAGCAGCGCGCCCACGCGACCGGTGAGCGTTGTCGAGGGTGTGACAAACCAGGCAAAGCGTTGGTCCTGCGCCAGCATCGAGGTGCGCCACTGGCGCCGCACGGCGATTCCGTTGGTCCCGCCCGTCACGTTCGCGTACGGATTGACGTTGGGCGACGGGAAGGTGAGCAGCGACATCGCCGCCGTACCCGACCGCGCCACCGCATTGGCGGCGGCGAGCGCCGTGGCATCGTCGTTGGCCATGCGGGCGTACCGTGCCCGGAAGAGGTTGAGGACGTTGGGGAGCGACACGCCGGGGGTGAGGATGCTGCTGTTGAAGAAGGCGCTCGGCGGGGTGGTGGCGAGGATCAGGGCCGCCGAATCGAGCAGGGCGCGCACATAGGGGAGTGCCTGAGCGCGCGGGACGTAGACCGGTGCCGTCTCGCCGAACGTCTTGATGGGCGCCTTCTGGTACGACTGGATGGCTTCGCCTAACGCCTCGGCTTTCATGGTGTAGGCGAGTGCCTGCAATCCGGCCTTGGTCCCGGCATCGAACTGCGCCCCGAGGGCGTTGGCCCCGTTGAGCAGGTCGTCGGCGGTGCGCACCGTGCGGTAGATCGAGTTGAAGACGTTGTCGGCGATCCCGGTCCCGGTGGGCACCGCGCCCTGCTCTGCGTCGGATATCGAGATGAGCGCCGCCGTGGTGGACGCGAACTCGTCGGTCACGAGCCCGGCCATGTAGGCGTAGTTGAAGTACGAGGTGGCGAAGCGTCCCTGCAGCCCGGTGGCGAGGGCAATCACGCCGTCGGGGCTGGTGGTC harbors:
- a CDS encoding RNA polymerase sigma-70 factor, producing the protein MTAPLDDDGDPMEGGGDSRDLPPSDFPAPAAASLRGDADLLRRLRAGDERALEELFRAYYAGMCAFVRRFVHAPDIAEELVQDVFFKLWSKREALSDIDALRTYLFRAARNTALNHLRRKKLENAWEEQEAARGEPMTNAATDDDASTDEVSRAVNGAISRLPTRCREIFVMSREGNMTYAEIAGALGISIKTVETQMGRALKSLRASLAKYR
- a CDS encoding DUF4397 domain-containing protein, with the protein product MTSSHITMPHHPARRLPWLALLAAAVVAACGTEKAAGPLQPSGTQGRVRFVNLINDTTRGRVNAILEQLPFGVNLTYTASTPISLAAPNTAPYAAILTGDRTLVLKRTADTSVTVASFTFNIVEGQDKSIYAIGGAAASAITQFATVDTNPAPPATQSRLRLVHLSPTAGNIDLFVTAVGADLAAATPTLSNVAFRAASAYFTVVPGTYQIRAVPAGTAAAQRAASVSINVASQAFTGGTGRTIVAADNTTGGAPLRAFILTDR
- a CDS encoding RagB/SusD family nutrient uptake outer membrane protein, with translation MHTTRRTRVLPATLVAAAALALGACSLDLQNPNAPTEGQVTTSPDGVIALATGLQGRFATSYFNYAYMAGLVTDEFASTTAALISISDAEQGAVPTGTGIADNVFNSIYRTVRTADDLLNGANALGAQFDAGTKAGLQALAYTMKAEALGEAIQSYQKAPIKTFGETAPVYVPRAQALPYVRALLDSAALILATTPPSAFFNSSILTPGVSLPNVLNLFRARYARMANDDATALAAANAVARSGTAAMSLLTFPSPNVNPYANVTGGTNGIAVRRQWRTSMLAQDQRFAWFVTPSTTLTGRVGALLDPWNRYANPQAPLPVYFPDEALLIKAEALANQNQVAAAQAALDSVRTDCTGGRGLDDPKACLPALTSQLTQAQLLAEIYRQRKYELLGTGLRWEDARRRGTVRGPVAAPSVPSDGQRCWLPYAVGDRNANPNATTAVLPDPTEPTAFPASCSFQ